The Streptomyces sp. DH-12 genome has a window encoding:
- a CDS encoding AAA family ATPase: MTSDVSVPQHALDQERAHHDRCREALAAMTGGADEQVTTGEDVSASGADAEVLGHRLRSRAKELRELPPGPLFFGRLDFGRGEPGHAGQSYHIGRLRITEHPASPPLVVDWRAPVSRTFYQASARDPQGVVVRRRFGWAPGSKGDSGDLTGLEDEHLERGEDRVSGIVAREIERPRVGPMRDIAATIQPEQDDLVRGDLGRTVCVQGAPGTGKTAVGLHRAAYLLYTHPRRMRRDGLLVLGPNRTFLTYIAEVLPSLGETGVRQSTLAEEIARHPATGEDDERTALVKHGTRMAEVLRRALYARVRTGHEDSLAVSDGSYRWRVDGDALARIVAGVLDEAPPYAVGRERVRARIVRAVREQAERRSGPRGAAWVRRLERARPVSAYVDAVWPDVRPEQVVAELLSDADPLGRAADGILDAEEQCALLWARPPRSWRSAVWSAADLLLLDEVAGLIEHPEGYGHVVVDEAQDLSPMECRAIARRAAFGSLTVLGDLAQGTTPWAARSWPEQLRHLGRPGAAVTPLTTGFRVPQAVVELTNRLLRRLDVNVPAARSLRPDGEVRNRVVADPAEVPGAVVAAVREALEREGSVGVVAADAHVPLLRRALAEAEAAGPETPEERVSVVPASVVKGLEYDHVVAVEPATIAEAEERGLHRLYVVLTRAVSRLEVVRARPLPF, encoded by the coding sequence ATGACGTCTGACGTTTCCGTACCGCAGCACGCCCTCGACCAGGAACGCGCCCACCACGACCGCTGCCGTGAGGCCCTTGCCGCCATGACCGGGGGCGCCGACGAGCAGGTGACCACCGGCGAGGACGTCTCCGCGTCCGGCGCCGACGCCGAGGTTCTCGGGCACCGCCTGCGCAGCCGGGCCAAGGAACTCCGCGAACTGCCGCCCGGCCCGCTGTTCTTCGGGCGCCTGGACTTCGGCCGGGGCGAGCCCGGCCACGCCGGGCAGAGCTACCACATCGGGCGGCTGCGGATCACCGAACACCCAGCCTCCCCGCCCCTCGTCGTCGACTGGCGGGCGCCGGTGTCCCGCACCTTCTACCAGGCGTCCGCCCGCGACCCGCAGGGCGTGGTCGTGCGCCGGCGGTTCGGCTGGGCGCCCGGCAGCAAGGGCGACTCCGGCGACCTGACCGGCCTGGAGGACGAGCACCTGGAGCGGGGCGAGGACCGGGTCAGCGGAATCGTCGCCCGGGAGATCGAGCGGCCGCGCGTCGGCCCGATGCGGGACATCGCCGCCACCATCCAGCCCGAGCAGGACGACCTCGTACGCGGCGACCTGGGCCGCACGGTGTGCGTGCAGGGCGCTCCCGGCACCGGCAAGACCGCCGTCGGCCTGCACCGGGCGGCCTACCTGCTCTACACGCACCCGCGGCGCATGCGGCGTGACGGACTCCTCGTCCTCGGACCGAACCGGACCTTCCTCACCTACATCGCCGAGGTCCTGCCCTCCCTCGGCGAGACCGGCGTACGGCAGTCGACCCTCGCCGAGGAGATCGCCCGGCACCCGGCGACCGGTGAGGACGACGAGCGGACCGCCCTCGTCAAGCACGGCACTCGCATGGCGGAGGTGCTGCGCCGAGCGCTGTACGCGCGGGTGCGCACCGGCCATGAGGACTCGCTGGCCGTGTCCGACGGCTCCTACCGGTGGCGGGTCGACGGGGACGCGCTGGCGCGGATCGTCGCCGGCGTGCTGGACGAGGCCCCGCCGTACGCCGTGGGGCGGGAGCGGGTGCGGGCCCGCATCGTGCGGGCGGTACGGGAGCAGGCCGAGCGGCGCAGCGGTCCGCGCGGCGCCGCCTGGGTGCGCCGGCTCGAGCGGGCCCGGCCGGTGTCGGCGTACGTGGACGCCGTCTGGCCGGACGTGCGGCCGGAGCAGGTGGTGGCGGAACTGCTGTCGGACGCCGACCCGTTGGGGCGTGCGGCCGACGGGATCCTGGACGCGGAGGAGCAGTGCGCCCTGCTGTGGGCGCGCCCGCCGCGGTCGTGGCGGTCGGCAGTCTGGTCGGCCGCCGATCTGCTGCTGCTCGACGAGGTGGCCGGACTGATCGAACACCCCGAGGGATACGGACACGTCGTGGTCGACGAGGCGCAGGATCTGTCCCCGATGGAGTGCCGGGCCATCGCCCGCCGGGCCGCCTTCGGATCGCTCACCGTGCTGGGCGACCTGGCGCAGGGCACGACTCCCTGGGCGGCGCGCTCCTGGCCCGAGCAACTGCGCCACCTGGGCCGCCCCGGTGCGGCCGTCACGCCGCTCACCACCGGTTTCCGGGTGCCGCAGGCGGTGGTGGAGCTGACCAACCGGCTGCTGCGGCGGTTGGACGTGAACGTTCCGGCGGCCCGCTCCCTGCGCCCGGACGGCGAGGTGCGCAACCGGGTCGTCGCGGACCCCGCGGAGGTGCCGGGCGCGGTCGTGGCCGCCGTACGGGAGGCCCTGGAGCGGGAGGGATCCGTCGGCGTCGTGGCGGCGGACGCCCACGTGCCCCTGCTGCGGCGGGCATTGGCGGAGGCCGAGGCCGCGGGGCCGGAGACACCGGAGGAGCGCGTCAGCGTGGTACCGGCGAGCGTCGTCAAGGGCCTGGAGTACGACCACGTGGTGGCGGTGGAGCCGGCCACGATCGCCGAGGCCGAGGAGCGCGGACTGCACCGGCTGTACGTGGTGCTGACCCGGGCGGTGTCCCGCCTGGAGGTGGTGCGGGCGCGGCCCCTGCCGTTCTGA
- a CDS encoding aminotransferase class V-fold PLP-dependent enzyme translates to MSETDVSTAPRPLLLADGRPAVGAWTLDPALRHLNHGSFGAVPLVAQQRQNALRAEMERAPVVWFPELPGRIAAARAGLAAFLGADAGDLALVPNASAGASVVHANLERRAGGEIVVTDHGYGAVTMGAERLARRWGGRVHTARVPLDAGEEQAYEAVMAEVSDATGLLVVDQITSATARRLPVERIGAEAARRGVPLLVDGAHAPGLLAAPLAGLTCDFWTGNLHKWACAPRGTAALVARGPLRDGLHPLIDSWGAPGPYPDRFDQQGTLDATGHLAAQTALDFVGSTWGWDEARRYMDELAGYGERVVAAAVTELTGEDARVDVGMPVPGMRLVQLPDGLADSRVAADALRDRVAAELGVEAAFTAFGGTGYVRLSAHVYNTGEDYEYFAERCVPVLGAWARAARSSRSR, encoded by the coding sequence GTGAGCGAGACCGACGTCAGCACCGCGCCCCGCCCCCTGCTGCTGGCCGACGGCCGGCCGGCGGTGGGAGCGTGGACGCTGGATCCCGCCCTGCGCCACCTCAACCACGGCTCCTTCGGCGCCGTCCCGCTCGTCGCCCAGCAGCGGCAGAACGCGCTGCGGGCGGAGATGGAGCGGGCGCCGGTGGTGTGGTTCCCCGAGCTGCCGGGGCGGATCGCGGCGGCCCGCGCCGGACTCGCCGCGTTCCTCGGCGCCGACGCGGGCGACCTCGCCCTGGTGCCCAACGCCAGCGCCGGGGCGAGCGTCGTCCACGCGAACCTCGAGCGGCGGGCCGGCGGCGAGATCGTCGTCACCGACCACGGCTACGGCGCCGTCACCATGGGCGCCGAACGCCTCGCCCGCCGCTGGGGCGGCCGGGTGCACACCGCCCGGGTGCCGCTGGACGCGGGCGAGGAGCAGGCGTACGAGGCGGTCATGGCGGAGGTCAGCGACGCCACCGGTCTCCTGGTCGTCGACCAGATCACCTCCGCGACCGCCCGTCGGCTCCCCGTGGAGCGGATCGGCGCGGAGGCGGCCCGGCGCGGTGTCCCGCTGCTCGTCGACGGCGCCCACGCGCCCGGCCTGCTCGCCGCGCCCCTCGCCGGGCTGACCTGCGACTTCTGGACGGGCAACCTCCACAAGTGGGCCTGCGCCCCGCGCGGTACCGCCGCCCTGGTCGCCCGCGGCCCGCTGCGGGACGGCCTGCACCCGCTGATCGACTCCTGGGGCGCGCCCGGCCCGTACCCGGACCGGTTCGACCAGCAGGGCACCCTCGACGCCACCGGTCACCTCGCCGCGCAGACCGCGCTGGACTTCGTCGGCAGCACCTGGGGCTGGGACGAGGCCCGCCGCTACATGGACGAGCTGGCCGGGTACGGCGAGCGGGTCGTGGCCGCCGCCGTCACCGAACTGACCGGCGAGGACGCCCGCGTGGACGTCGGGATGCCGGTGCCCGGCATGCGGCTGGTGCAGCTGCCGGACGGGCTGGCCGACAGCCGGGTCGCCGCGGACGCCCTGCGCGACCGGGTGGCCGCGGAGCTGGGCGTCGAGGCCGCGTTCACCGCCTTCGGCGGCACCGGCTACGTACGGCTGTCCGCGCACGTCTACAACACCGGCGAGGACTACGAGTACTTCGCCGAGCGCTGCGTGCCCGTGCTCGGCGCGTGGGCGCGCGCCGCCCGCTCCAGCCGGTCGCGGTAG
- a CDS encoding DinB family protein — translation MTLTDAAKADLHRYLQEARDALLRKLEGLSEYDVRRPLTPTGTNLLGLVKHAAGVELGYLGDTFGRPSGEPLPWLAEGAEVNGDMWATPDETRADIAGLYRRAWAHADATIGALPLDTVGTVPWWPEDRNELTLHHAVVRVVADTSRHAGHADILRERLDGATGERPGATSLPSADPAWWAAYRDRLERAARAHAPSTGTQRSAKYS, via the coding sequence ATGACGCTCACCGACGCCGCCAAGGCCGATCTGCACCGCTACCTCCAGGAGGCCCGTGACGCGCTGCTCCGGAAGCTGGAAGGGCTGTCCGAGTACGACGTCCGGCGGCCGTTGACGCCGACCGGGACCAATCTGCTCGGGCTGGTGAAGCATGCCGCCGGAGTCGAACTCGGCTACCTCGGGGACACGTTCGGGCGGCCGTCCGGGGAGCCGCTGCCGTGGCTCGCGGAGGGCGCGGAGGTCAACGGGGACATGTGGGCCACGCCCGACGAGACGCGTGCCGACATCGCCGGCCTGTACCGGCGGGCCTGGGCGCATGCCGACGCGACCATCGGGGCGCTCCCGCTGGACACGGTGGGCACGGTGCCGTGGTGGCCCGAGGACCGGAACGAGCTGACCCTGCACCACGCCGTGGTCCGCGTCGTCGCCGACACCAGCCGGCACGCGGGCCACGCCGACATCCTGCGCGAGCGGCTGGACGGCGCGACGGGCGAGCGGCCGGGCGCCACCAGCCTTCCCTCGGCGGACCCGGCCTGGTGGGCGGCCTACCGCGACCGGCTGGAGCGGGCGGCGCGCGCCCACGCGCCGAGCACGGGCACGCAGCGCTCGGCGAAGTACTCGTAG
- a CDS encoding aminoglycoside phosphotransferase family protein, with protein MTSLHDNEIAVDESLVRTLLRAQCPQWAGLPLRAAGAGTDNTLYRLGDGLLVRLPRTTDGGPSLRKEQEWLPRLAPLLPLRVPEPVHAGTPTDAYPVPWAVHRWIDGEDVGPDTVRDWAAFGAGLAEFVRELHRVDLMGAARAGGLSWYRGGTLAPCDEWVGEGFDACRTVEGLDLDVDTLERMWRAALDLPGPSGPHVWLHGDLRPANLLARDGALHAVIDFGALSVGFPDAEHAPVWDLPPEARHAYRDTLALDTPTWLRARAWAIAVAVAGIPYYWHTFPAFALECRSRLEAVLGDAAPR; from the coding sequence GTGACGTCGCTGCACGACAACGAGATCGCCGTGGACGAGAGCCTCGTCCGGACGCTGCTGCGGGCGCAGTGCCCGCAGTGGGCCGGCCTGCCCTTGCGGGCCGCGGGCGCGGGCACGGACAACACCCTGTACCGGCTGGGCGACGGCCTCCTCGTCCGTCTCCCGCGGACCACGGACGGCGGCCCCTCCCTGCGCAAGGAGCAGGAGTGGCTGCCTCGTCTCGCGCCCCTCCTCCCGCTCCGGGTGCCCGAACCCGTGCACGCCGGGACGCCCACCGACGCCTACCCGGTCCCCTGGGCCGTCCACCGCTGGATCGATGGTGAGGACGTCGGCCCGGACACCGTGCGGGACTGGGCCGCCTTCGGCGCCGGCCTGGCGGAGTTCGTGAGGGAGTTGCACCGCGTCGACCTCATGGGCGCGGCACGGGCGGGCGGCCTGTCCTGGTACCGGGGAGGCACCCTGGCGCCGTGCGACGAGTGGGTCGGCGAGGGCTTCGACGCGTGCCGGACCGTCGAGGGGCTGGACCTCGACGTCGACACGCTGGAGCGGATGTGGCGGGCGGCACTCGACCTGCCCGGCCCCTCCGGTCCGCACGTCTGGCTCCACGGCGACCTCAGGCCGGCCAACCTCCTGGCCCGCGACGGCGCGCTCCACGCCGTGATCGACTTCGGCGCGCTCTCGGTCGGCTTCCCCGACGCCGAGCACGCCCCCGTCTGGGACCTCCCGCCCGAGGCCCGTCACGCCTACCGGGACACCCTGGCCCTCGACACCCCGACCTGGCTCCGCGCCCGCGCCTGGGCCATCGCGGTCGCCGTCGCCGGCATCCCGTACTACTGGCACACGTTCCCGGCCTTCGCCCTGGAGTGCCGCAGCCGCCTGGAGGCGGTCCTCGGGGACGCGGCGCCGCGCTGA
- a CDS encoding GNAT family N-acetyltransferase, translating to MLPDHWHLTTDVEDFLTRAGDFLRSQPALHTTPLTDIEKLRLPGAGASVLGRLETEGTVRAVCYLTPRGRLGLTPLTADGTGALAARLAALGHSPAQVIADQDTAAAFAAAWQRRTGAEPAPFWRTHLYRLGTLTPPRPHPEGRAHVAGAADRDLVVRWCRDFCVEVGEQPSIDLIDAGAWTASRFGDRHFTFWKAPDGTPVSMTAVTSVVGGMVRVDPVYTPARFRGHGYAGAVTTEVSRAALHAGATDVVLYADPDNPTSNALYQRLGYVRLADCAGYRFSGGGPA from the coding sequence ATGCTTCCGGACCACTGGCACCTCACCACCGACGTCGAGGACTTCCTCACCCGAGCCGGGGACTTCCTCCGCTCGCAACCCGCCCTGCACACCACACCGCTGACGGACATCGAGAAGCTGCGCCTCCCCGGCGCGGGCGCCTCCGTCCTCGGCCGGCTGGAGACGGAGGGCACGGTCCGCGCGGTCTGCTACCTCACCCCGCGCGGCCGTCTCGGCCTCACCCCGCTGACCGCCGACGGCACCGGCGCCCTCGCCGCCCGCCTGGCCGCCCTCGGCCACTCCCCCGCCCAGGTCATCGCCGACCAGGACACGGCCGCCGCCTTCGCCGCGGCCTGGCAGCGGCGCACCGGCGCGGAGCCGGCCCCGTTCTGGCGCACGCACCTCTACCGCCTCGGCACGCTCACCCCGCCCCGGCCCCATCCGGAGGGCCGGGCCCATGTCGCGGGGGCGGCGGACCGCGACCTCGTGGTGCGCTGGTGCCGGGACTTCTGCGTCGAGGTCGGGGAACAGCCGTCCATCGACCTGATCGACGCCGGCGCCTGGACCGCGTCCCGGTTCGGCGACCGGCACTTCACGTTCTGGAAGGCCCCGGACGGCACCCCCGTCTCCATGACGGCCGTCACCTCGGTGGTCGGCGGCATGGTCCGCGTCGACCCCGTCTACACCCCGGCCCGCTTCCGGGGCCACGGCTACGCGGGCGCCGTGACGACCGAGGTGAGCCGGGCCGCGCTGCACGCCGGCGCGACGGACGTCGTCCTCTACGCGGACCCGGACAACCCCACGAGCAACGCCCTGTACCAGCGCCTCGGTTACGTCCGCCTCGCCGACTGCGCCGGGTACCGGTTCTCCGGAGGGGGCCCGGCGTGA